Sequence from the Chanodichthys erythropterus isolate Z2021 chromosome 12, ASM2448905v1, whole genome shotgun sequence genome:
TTGCTTTCTTGTCAGTTTAATGTATAAGAGGCCATGAATACTAAAGAGATAATTCATTATGCTATACAAATAGAAAGGTTGCACAGTGATGGCAGCTATGAAGATATTGTACCATTACTGACAGATctgaataacatttctgtcacaTTAGAGCAGATTCAAACTACAGAGATTGTGAAGGTTCTTTATAAACTACTTAAGGTCTGTCCAGTTGTGAGGGCTAAAACAATAGCAAAGAGCTTGCTCTCAAAATGGAAGAAGTTGTACAAGTTGTCACCTATGCTGAAAATTAATAACAAAGACACATGGGAAGACAAGGAACTAGAGACACATAACCTGCCTAATGTTGAGGAAATTCCCTCTGTATCCATTGGATCTCAGCACTTAAATGAAAAAGGGAATGCGAATCAAGAATTTACATGCAACACGGAGCAACATGATATAACAAAGGATGTAAAACAGGGCAAATGTGAAGACAGTAGTGTGGGCTCAGATAAGTTGTCTTCTGAAAAGCCTTGTTCAGCGAATGATGCTGCAGAATCTGTTCAGCTACAACATGAGGAAGAACGCTTCACTCCAGTCACAATGTTACATAGATCCGATAGAGAGGAAGATTTTAGAACATCAGTTCCTCAAAACACTAATCAGCCCAGCACTTCCTCTGACTCCACGGCATTGAGATCCAAATGTATCTTGCTGATTCTCCAGGTTCTTACCCCAAATCAGCAAAAAGACTCAGATCATATGGACAAACACAAAGCCCTTGCTCAGGACATTGAAGCACATGTTCATGCTCTTTACGGAAGAAACCAGCTTAAGTACAAGTCCTGCATCAGGAGCAAGGTGGCCAACCTAAAGAACCCAAAAAACCCTCATCTACGCCAAGGCCTTATGTCAGGACAGCTGACTCCAGAGGCATTTGCCAGGATGTCTGCAGAGGAAATGGCAGGGGCAGAACTTCGACAGCTTAGGGAAGGTTACACCACTTTGGGCATCAGTGAGCATCAGTTACCAGAGGCAGTGGAAGGGACACCCACCAATAAAGTTCGCTGCAGGCGCTGTGGCAGTTTGGACTGCAGGGTGTCACAGATGTCACGAGGGATGCTGTTCTTGCCCTCTTGGGTACGGAGTGGCAGTGCAGATGATGATTTGATGACTTTTATGACCTGTGCTAATTGTGGAGAGCAGTGGTACCACAGCAGCTGGGTTTGCCTTTGAGCAATGTATTGATAACTAATATGATGAATATCAGTATTGTTCTGTACTATTTGACCTTTCTGTGCACAGTTAAATCTAGTAAAGATTTTCCAATTATATTAACTTTCTTGTGGCTTTCAGTTTGGTGCAATGAACCCTCATAATGCATTCATGTCCATTTTGAAAAGATGTTTTAGGAGATATTAACCATTAAGAAAAAATTACATCTTTTGTGTGCATGTCCATTTTGACCCATGGATTTACATATCATATGTTATGCAGACTTTATTTATCTATGAGTTTcttttttctcaaatatattttcttttttttctggggAAAGAAGAACATAAATGAAgaagaaagccaaaatattaaatgtcatgagTGTAAATTTACTAAGTGATCCAATATTTTGTAGAGGGTGGTCAAAATGTCAATTTTCACTTGAAAATGACCTAGATTACAGGGTGTTAGAAAGATGGCAGTAGAATTTTTTTGGATTGATAGGTCtgttagtaaaatctgttgactttagcaatcttttgttttattatatgaaaaaaaaagcactttttgttttttgcccaAAGTTTGCAATGCCTAACTCAAGAAGTAGTAAAGTtctcttaatatccttttagatccTAACTTTTTTATGGTATCGTAATTAATTTTAAGGCCCAATATGGTTCATTTTCAGAGATATGGGGATTTCAATGgggctccatgagtaaattggtaaattgtacacattttcaggggtcaaaaaacaaatgtgggtcactttgcacACCGATACTTATTGTGTTGAAGAACATTTCTTTAGGAATCTTCATTTTTAAGGTCCAGTatggttcaatcccagagatatTGGGATTTCAATGTGGTAACatctaaatttaacaatttcAAAATAGACCCGCATTGAGATCCACATATCTATGGAACTGAATGATATGGGGCCTTGAAATGTAAGatttcaaaagaaaagtttgTTAATAACCAGAATCTAAAATCACACTGAGAAATCTTTAATACCTTTTGAGTTACAGGCACGCAAACTTTGGAAAAATAAGGTTCTATGCAATTGTTTTGATAGAAAAAGTTGACACATTTCTAGTTTAGTTTCTagtaacattatttgttcttcagctGTTCCtctttgaaagaaagaaaaaaagctgtatgaaaagtgacccacatttggtttttgatgTGTACAATTTAGCAATTTACACTTATAGCCATATTGAGATCCAAATATATCTGGAATTGAAACATGGGCCTTGAAAATACGGATACTAAAAGAAAGTttgttaaaaactaaaatataaaaagataTTAAGAGATCTTTAATacttgagttacaggcatgcaaacttcaggcaaaaaaaccaacaacaaaacacaaaaagtgCTTTTTCCAATTTTTTAACTGTCACTGTTGGTGTATGcaacaaagattgctaaagtcaacagatttacAAATAaacctaccaatctctgtgtaaaaataaaataatgatactgccatcttattaatacattattcaGTAAGTATAGTAAGCATccatgacatttaatattttggctttcaccatcactatttatgtttgccttttttttagaaaaaaatgttaacaaaataagaaatttgAGCCAGGTAAGTTTCTGAAATTTGGTTGTTTTGACATGGAatgattcttttaaaaaatatattcaacCTCTTTCCTATATCTTACACACACCTTTTGGactaaatttaattaataaacatGAATTGATGAACcactgcataaaaaaaaaaaaaaaaaaaaaaaattgaaagtgAATTATTTTGAATACAATCTAGAGTAATATTTAGGATGTTTTGTtagaaaaagtaagtttttttcGTCTGTCTCTTTCAGAGGTCAGGAGTTTGGTATTTGCTACTCTATTAACAACTTTGACCACATTcttaaactaaattaatgcaTGAGAAACAGTAATTCAAGTTTCAGATCACCAAAAAAAGGAGAAGCACAACCCACGCAGCATGAACTTAATATGTTCTTGTGTCTAAGCTTAACAAACATGTGACAGAAAGTGTGCCACATGCAAAGAGCATGTGACCTGGTAATCTGCCCAAGATAGGGTCCAAAGGCTAGGCTGAATGTTTCagtccaataaataaataaagcaacagATATCGCTcttaaaaatattgttaatcTAAGTGTTGTTTTCTGATTTAAGGcatacacatttgtaatgaaacAGACATGTCTTGAATGTGGAAAGATTCAtattgaaattatattttatataggctatatattaaGCCTGTTGAGACAGGGCTGCCCTTTGACAGCTATTGAGCAACAGGAATTGACTCTTGATATGTTTTAAGTATTAATTACAGATTTAATctcatcttgaactttctatttggTTTAGTGTTTCAGACAAGTTAGACATTTAGCCAATAGGGTAAACTGTTATCAAAGTAGGCCTATGTGTAAAGCTGTTCATGGCAACATTCCATGATGAGGCAAACATTGATTGTAATCTTTAAGATTGCATTATGTCCTCTTGCAAAGTTCTAACAAATCTCTAAGctttatatgtgtgtttgtgatcaAGTGACATCAGAGAATGTGTGCTGTAGAACTAGCAGGGACAGTATTTGGTTAGTGACTCGTTGATAATGCTGTCGTTAATCATTGAAGGTTAATAATTAATATCCTATGCCAACCAAATATTACTGAGGAAAAGGCACTTCAAAGAGAATATTTAGTTTACACTTAAAGCATTTTTGTTACTGTATCAGGCGGCCCTCAGTTATGAAactaaatcagttcatttcCGTGTTGTTTTATTAAGTGATTTCATGTTAAGTATAAATGAGCACTCGGTCATATGAGCTTTAGTACAGAAGTAGCTTGTTTGGCCAACCTAGGGCGCCATGTCTTGGAGACGCTCCATACAGTGGAGGATGCTGGTTGTACTTTAGGAATGGCGCTGCTAACACAGCACTCCGACACTCATTGCTAAATTCTCAACGGTATGTATTATTCCTAAGCTAACTAAGCGTCTACTCTAACACATGTTTTAAATGTACGAAATACCAAGTGTAGAATTTGAGAGGACCTTTAAAGCAACGATGGTGCTGTTAAACAGAGTCTGTCGGTTTTATCATGCGATTGAATGGAATGCCACCACTTCATTTTCTTTTATACTAAAGCGATGTCTTGCCACAATATTACGTTTCCTTTGACTATTTGCTTTATGACGAGAAAACAGTCGCTTGTAACAGTCCTTCAGCTTGCTATTGATTAACTTCGAGTAAAAATGGGCTTGACTTCTTGAACCTACGTCGTATTCTAAAACGTTTTATGTTGTAGATGCACGAACAGCGTTTTCGGGTTGTTAAATGTTTGCTATTAAAATACGCCACGTGTAGCCCAGGCTTGCGTTTCGTTTAGCTTTACACTGTACAACTTTTATTTGCTACAGTTCTTCAAAATGTTCAGACTTATTCGTTTTCAGACTCATGTGATTCCGTAATGAAAAGCATATGTTAATAGCAATGTAGTAAGTCAAACTTAATAAACTGATACCTTGCATTatgattttgatttattttttaatttttattttttaaaaggtttctttcatttatttttcatatacTAAGTTATGAAGTGAGGGCTATCCGTGAAGATATGTCTCACATGATCGGCGCTTCCGGGGCTCCGATGAATGTAGCTACTCCTGTCACAGGACTGTAGGCTAcaaaaagaaccttttttttttttttttttttttttttttacgaacAGTGTTTTGGGCCAAAGGGTTCATCAGAACTTCATAGTAAAGAtactattaattaattatttattaatttaggcCAGACTGCTCTGAAAATGGGGAGTTTTCCAGGACCAGTCTACACACCTCACCTCAccaaaaaaatactgaaaattTATACTGAATTTTTACTGGCCTACTACCACTTTTAACAAAAACGTAAGACCGTCAACTTCAGATTGTCAGATTTTCTTATATCTTCTATATTTAAATATAGATTTTCTTCtatgtatatatgcatatatatatatatatatatatatatatatatatatatatatatatataagcttgCTAATTCTGGTTGCTAATTCTGGTTTTCATTTCAGGTCtatgaaagttcatgatcatgACCACCAAATCGTCTTTGCTGAAGGTGATTCTGCTGGGGGATGGTGGCGTGGGAAAGTCATCCCTTATGAACCGCTACGTCTCCGACAAGTTTGATTCACATCTATTCCACACAATCGGTGTAGAGTTTCTTAACAAAGAGCTGGCGGTGGACGGTCACACGGTTACCCTACAAATCTGGGACACAGCAGGCCAGGAGAGGTTCAGAAGTCTCCGTACGCCCTTTTACCGTGGCTCTGACTGCTGTCTGCTCACATTTAGCGTGGATGATAATCAAAGTTTCCTGAACCTCAACAACTGGACGAAAGAGTTTGCATACTACGCAGATGTCAGGGACCCTGAGAAATTTCCTTTTGTTGTTCTAGGAAATAAAGTAGATGTGACGGAGCGTCAGGTGTCAATGGAAGATGCTCAAAGGTGGTGTCAAGAGAATGGTGGATATCCATACTTTGAAACAAGCGCGAAGGATGCCACTAATGTCTCAGCTGCTTTTGAGGAAGCAGTTAGGCGTGTACTCGCATCTGATGATCGCACAGAACATCTGCTGCCCACAGACACTGTTGACATACGCAGAAAGCCGCGTTCTAATGGCTCGTGCTGTTGatgctttttaatgaaatgaacACAGCTGTCTGAAACACTTCATATGTACTAGCAAATAAATGCACTCATCAATTCTATATGGCAGATGCCAGAAATTACATCTTGTGTGCAGTATGCTTACTTTGGTACAGCATTTCTGTCATCGCAGAGCTATATAAATCTCAAACACTTGTCTAGCTCTGAACAATGAACATAAATGAAGAGACTATTAAAATTACATGCCttgtttaaactttaaaataatcTCTTCGGTCCACATACCTTTGTCATCCTTTCAAAGCACTGGATCACTTTCCTGTGTGATTTAGGTTGTCTAAATTATCAATGTTGGTAAACCAAACAGGGATCAGTGAGATCCTCCAGCTGACTAATATTCTAATGTTGTTTACAGTTGAGAAATAAACATTAGCTATTACACTCATGAACACTAGAACATCTAATTATGTGTTTTTGTCTCATTTTTTCGAGTGTATATGTAATGTACATGTGCCGTTACTTTAAGTGCCTTTAGCACAGGTTTCTTTGTCTTATTTAACAATCTTGCATCATAAGACATTTTGGAATGTCTTGAGTCATGAAGTGTGATTTTGCAgcatatttgtaaatatattttgtattaattatcattttagtttgaATGGgctaacaatttattattgaatATGCCAGAATGTAAAAACTGAATGCTTAACTTATATCATTCCAAGACATTTAGGTGTGAATTTCCTTTTACATGGATCAGACATCTGTGCATAATTTCTGTCACAAAATGATTCTCATTATGATCCTGCAATGAACTGTTACTGAATTAAAAGTATTTGATTATAGATGATCgttttcattattaaaacttttatggggaataatatttcattattaatttttaattatttttattttttaccaagatttgtattttattttattactactattatttgtaattttgCATTGAAATGttgagatattttttaataacaaaaataggGGCACAGTATTCTTTTTCCCTCGCCAGGTGGCGCTATTACgacaaaaatgcacatttttatgCACAAGCTGCAGGACTTAAAATAGAAGTGATGGTAGTTACCATACACCTATGGTGTTTTCTgtcttttcttatttttagtaGCCGCTATAGGAAAattaatatcaaagtgcagttAACCGTAAAACTGTTTGCGCTACAAACCAGcgtgtttataattaaaacaatagcctatattaaaataatatggtaaTAAATACCTGTTTGCATCATCAAGCAGCATAACGAGCTGTAttgtacagctaaaaataactggaagcAAATGACACCGGAAGCCAGACACATTCAATTTAAAAATGGCCGCGCCCGCTATTACCTGAAAAATAAGGTGGGTTGGCTGTAGGCCTATGGCAAAGATATGAGGATGATACTCTATATTTTGCACAgttgctttaaaaataaataaacacaaaacaattaATATAGATCATAGAAAATATTTTACTAGAGAAGGTTACAAAAATCACTATACAGGATTCATAAAACATCTGACATCAAATAAAATGGACTATGAAACATCTAAGACTACAATTTCCATCAACATACAGTGGATTGTtttggggggaggggggggggcaCTGTCAATTGTAGTTCATTAGAACAATGGACTACACATCACTTAAAGTActgcaaaacaaaatgaaatatctTTCCTTCATGCAATAATGAGGGAACAATAGAACACCCAGGcacacattttctttttcaaaaacagGGTAAATAGATTAATGGACACATTCCTGTAAGCTGGCTTTAACAGAATTTAACATACAGCAAGAAATGGAATATTATTGGTAGTAAAACAATTGTATATGTGGACAATACTAACATGCTTATATTTACAGAGACATTACAGAGAAtaattattttagttaaaagacGGATCAATAAAAAGAGAGTCATATTGTAAAAGTAGtaatagaaagagagagaaaccaGTTAGGAAAAAGATACACTGCAAAAACAAGGCTGCATAATTTGACTGTAAATTCAAACCATTTTCAGAGTTCCATGCCCACATAGCAATAACTCACACAGAGGAGTCACAATCATTTCATAAATCTCATGGTAAACATTGATCTTGCCATAATAATTTCTATAAGACTGAAAAATACCTAGATTTAGCAACAAAACTGAAGGAAaacctgtatggctgatgagGGCAGTTTCTGTTAGACATAATTTGGAAatcattttgtcttttttttttttttttttttttttcataaaacaaaaacatctaaATTGTTCTGCCTCACAGATATATATATCAGTCAGCTACTGTTTTCTGGATATAATTTTGAGGGTTGAGTACTAGATAATACTCAAGACTGACAGATTTGAGACAATGTCCTTTGAAGATAAATATTTTtacctgtgtgtgtttgtgttaataTACCTGCTTTCTATTACAATATTAGTGCAATTTGTCAAGAACCTGTATTATTCCCCCacccctcaaaaaaaaaaaaaaaagaaaaaaagagagagttGGAAAAAGAGGTGAATTCAGatatctaagatagatagagCCCAGAGAACGATTCTAAATAAACAGACATTTTCAATACACAACCTGGCActcataattaaaaaaacaacaacaacattcattcactttcacacatttatatatatttatatatgtataaaacacCAAAAAGGAAGTTCCTGCAAAATGTTTGTGAGGAGTTAGTGCAGACAGTCTATCATGTAAGCAGCGCTTCACCAAGACGATGCATCATAAAACCAAACATAACCCAGTTATAACCATGACTCTACACGTGTACATACACTTTCTACCAATTCAAAAATACTTGCAAAAATGACAGTACAATACTAGTATACATACACTTTTATACCAGTGGTCTTTTATACCATGAAGTGAATGAGCAAAACACATCATATCACTATTAATTGTATCAGGGATGATTACACTCATCATTTGTTACAGATGGTAAATAACTTGCCTGAACGTGTTTCATCATGATTATAACCAACTTATAGCACTGTTATGATGTATAGTCAGGATAGCGCACTGCTTAGCAGTGTTAGTTTGCGCAGTGTCATCTGAAGGTGGCAGGTAATTGCAGCGgccgtgtgtgtttgtgtatgtgtgtgtgtggggagGTGTTTTCTAGAGAGCAGGTTAGGTAGAGGTGGGGTAGAACAGAGCAGAAAGAACTGTTTATGAGTACGAGTTTAGACCCTCCTTGGAGCGCGACTGCACATCCTGCAATTCTTGATCATCCCTGGTCTTGATGTCCTGGTAGGCATGAGTCTGCTGACATGCTCCCTTTAGGTAGGCCCAGTTTGCTGCCAGGATCATCAGGTAGTGGATCTGTGAACAGTAGAGATGGGAAGGAGACAAAACAAAatagacagagagagggagagggagaaagaCAGAAGAAGAAACAGGTGGAGGGAAGGATTAGTCATGAGTGGGTTAGTTAGCCAAAGCAAGCTATAAGAGTTAAGACAGTATTAATTAGTTGCTCTAAGAACTGTTTAAGTAACTAAATCTCAGTGAATTATTATAGCTGCACCACATAGAAATCAATATTAGTCAATCAGAatacactgggaaaaaaaatactttggaccaacttaattttttttttttttatataattttataactgTAATGTGtagttctctgttttgtttcattgtgttttggttCTGTTTTCCCTGTTTTGGTTTGCCTGAGTTCCCTGTGCTTATTAGTTCCCATAGCTCTTAATTTACACACCAATTCTGTTTTCCGTTGCTTATTCAGTCTGTGTATGTAAGCCTTCGGTTCATTCAGTTCTTTTACATCTTTATGCGGTTGTTATACTTTTACTCCTGAAATCTTCTGCGTGTTCTTGTCGGATTATTATTCAAGACTGATTTTGTTG
This genomic interval carries:
- the LOC137032670 gene encoding transcription elongation factor A N-terminal and central domain-containing protein, producing the protein MNTKEIIHYAIQIERLHSDGSYEDIVPLLTDLNNISVTLEQIQTTEIVKVLYKLLKVCPVVRAKTIAKSLLSKWKKLYKLSPMLKINNKDTWEDKELETHNLPNVEEIPSVSIGSQHLNEKGNANQEFTCNTEQHDITKDVKQGKCEDSSVGSDKLSSEKPCSANDAAESVQLQHEEERFTPVTMLHRSDREEDFRTSVPQNTNQPSTSSDSTALRSKCILLILQVLTPNQQKDSDHMDKHKALAQDIEAHVHALYGRNQLKYKSCIRSKVANLKNPKNPHLRQGLMSGQLTPEAFARMSAEEMAGAELRQLREGYTTLGISEHQLPEAVEGTPTNKVRCRRCGSLDCRVSQMSRGMLFLPSWVRSGSADDDLMTFMTCANCGEQWYHSSWVCL
- the LOC137032671 gene encoding ras-related protein Rab-9A-like, yielding MIMTTKSSLLKVILLGDGGVGKSSLMNRYVSDKFDSHLFHTIGVEFLNKELAVDGHTVTLQIWDTAGQERFRSLRTPFYRGSDCCLLTFSVDDNQSFLNLNNWTKEFAYYADVRDPEKFPFVVLGNKVDVTERQVSMEDAQRWCQENGGYPYFETSAKDATNVSAAFEEAVRRVLASDDRTEHLLPTDTVDIRRKPRSNGSCC